The following are encoded in a window of Gossypium raimondii isolate GPD5lz chromosome 13, ASM2569854v1, whole genome shotgun sequence genomic DNA:
- the LOC105782458 gene encoding B-box zinc finger protein 19, with protein MRTICDVCDSAAAIIFCAADEAALCRSCDEKVHMCNKLASRHVRVGLADPSNVPRCDICENAPAFFYCEVDGSSLCLQCDMIVHVGGKRTHGRYLLLRQRVEFPGDKPGRLEEPGLQPLSPNEVRKDLNQQSKLAVRENRQNHGVSHIPLHDDNAKGDGEVGNELIDLNARPQQVQGQASINQEQAMDVSSGNNHDTTSGIPDGSFKQEPEK; from the exons ATGCGAACCATTTGCGACGTCTGCGACAGCGCCGCCGCGATCATATTCTGCGCCGCCGACGAGGCTGCTCTCTGCCGTTCCTGCGACGAAAAG GTTCACATGTGTAACAAGCTTGCCAGCAGACATGTCAGAGTTGGTTTAGCCGACCCCAGCAATGTCCCACGCTGTGATATATGTGAAAATGCACCTG CTTTCTTTTACTGTGAAGTGGATGGTAGTTCCCTTTGCCTGCAATGTGATATGATTGTACATGTTGGAGGTAAAAGGACCCATGGGAGGTATCTCTTGTTGAGGCAGAGAGTTGAG TTTCCAGGGGATAAGCCTGGTCGTTTGGAGGAACCAGGTTTACAACCGCTCAGTCCGAATGAAGTAAGGAAGGATCTGAATCAGCAGTCAAAGCTTGCAGTGAGAGAGAACCGGCAAAACCATGGAGTCTCTCATATTCCATTGCATGATGATAATGCTAAGGGTGATGGAGAGGTAGGAAATGAGTTGATTGATCTAAATGCCAGGCCACAACAGGTGCAGGGGCAAGCTTCGATCAATCAG gaGCAAGCCATGGATGTTTCGAGTGGCAATAATCATGACACTACTAGTGGGATCCCTGATGGATCCTTCAAACAAGAGCCTGAAAAATGA
- the LOC105782457 gene encoding fructose-bisphosphate aldolase 1, chloroplastic, with protein sequence MASASATLLKSSPIIDKSEWIKGQNLRHPSVCFVRSHPTSVAFTVRASSYADELVKTAKTVASPGRGILAMDESNATCGKRLASIGLENTEANRQAYRTLLVSAPGLGDYISGAILFEETLYQSTIDGKKMVDVLVEQKIVPGIKVDKGLVPLPGSNNESWCQGLDGLSSRTAAYYQQGARFAKWRTVVSIPNGPSALAVKEAAWGLARYAAISQDSGLVPIVEPEILLDGDHGIDRTFEVAQKVWAEVFFYLAENNVMFEGILLKPSMVTPGAECKDKATPQQVADYTLKLLHRRIPPAVPGIMFLSGGQSEVEATLNLNAMNQSPNPWHVSFSYARALQNTCLKTWGGRPENVKAAQDALLVRAKANSLAQLGKYTGEGESEEAKKGMFVKGYVY encoded by the exons ATGGCTTCTGCTTCCGCTACTCTCCTCAAGTCTTCACCTATTATCGACAAGTCCGAGTGGATTAAGGGCCAAAACCTCCGCCACCCTTCGGTTTGTTTTGTACGGTCACACCCTACATCGGTCGCCTTTACCGTCCGTGCTAGTTCATATGCCGACGAGCTTGTTAAGACCGCG AAAACTGTTGCATCTCCAGGTCGTGGTATTTTGGCCATGGATGAATCAAATGCTACATGTGGGAAACGGCTTGCCTCGATTGGTCTCGAGAATACCGAGGCAAACCGGCAAGCTTACCGTACACTTCTCGTGTCTGCCCCTGGCCTCGGTGACTACATCTCGGGAGCTATCCTTTTCGAGGAGACTCTCTACCAATCTACCATCGATGGGAAAAAGATGGTCGATGTTCTTGTTGAGCAAAAGATTGTCCCTGGTATCAAAGTTGACAAG GGTTTGGTTCCACTCCCTGGTTCCAACAACGAGTCATGGTGCCAAGGTCTTGACGGTCTTTCATCCCGCACAGCTGCCTACTACCAGCAGGGTGCTCGTTTCGCCAAATG GCGTACCGTTGTGAGCATTCCAAATGGTCCATCTGCCTTGGCAGTGAAAGAAGCAGCTTGGGGACTTGCTCGCTATGCCGCCATTTCTCAA GACAGTGGACTGGTCCCGATTGTGGAGCCGGAAATCTTGCTTGATGGTGACCATGGAATTGATAGGACTTTCGAAGTAGCGCAGAAGGTTTGGGCTGAGGTTTTCTTCTACCTTGCTGAGAACAATGTCATGTTTGAGGGCATCCTTCTCAAGCCCAGCATGGTCACTCCTGGTGCTGAATGCAAAGACAAGGCCACCCCACAGCAAGTTGCTGATTACACTCTCAAGCTCCTCCACAGGAGAATCCCCCCAGCTGTTCCTGGAATCATG TTCTTGTCTGGCGGACAATCCGAGGTTGAAGCAACCCTCAACTTGAACGCAATGAACCAATCTCCAAACCCATGGCACGTCTCATTCTCGTATGCCAGAGCTCTCCAGAACACTTGCTTGAAGACATGGGGAGGCAGACCTGAGAACGTTAAGGCTGCTCAGGATGCACTCCTTGTCCGTGCCAAGGCCAACTCACTCGCTCAGCTCGGGAAATACACCGGCGAGGGAGAATCAGAAGAGGCCAAGAAAGGAATGTTCGTAAAGGGCTACGTCTACTAA
- the LOC105781264 gene encoding B-box zinc finger protein 19-like, which produces MKNFRCRDLNPGLSGESRCDMIVHVGGRRTHGRYLLLRQRVEFPGDKPGRLEEPGLQPLSPNEVRKDLNQQSKLAVRENRQNHGVSRVQLLDDNAKGDRKVGNELIDLNAKPQRVQVQASINQKQAMDVSSGNNHDSTSVVPVGCFKREPEK; this is translated from the exons atgaaaaatttccgTTGCCGGGACTTGAACCCGGGTCTCTCGGGTGAGAGCCGA TGTGATATGATTGTACATGTTGGAGGTAGAAGGACCCATGGGAGGTATCTCTTGTTGAGGCAGAGAGTTGAG TTTCCTGGGGATAAGCCTGGTCGTTTGGAGGAACCAGGTTTACAACCGCTCAGTCCGAATGAAGTAAGGAAGGATCTGAATCAGCAGTCAAAGCTTGCAGTGAGAGAGAACCGGCAAAACCATGGAGTCTCTCGTGTTCAATTGCTTGATGATAATGCTAAGGGTGATAGAAAGGTAGGAAATGAGTTGATTGATCTAAATGCCAAGCCACAACGGGTGCAGGTGCAAGCTTCAATCAATCAG AAGCAAGCCATGGATGTTTCGAGTGGCAATAATCATGACTCTACAAGTGTGGTCCCTGTTGGATGCTTCAAACGAGAGCCTGAAAAATGA
- the LOC128031851 gene encoding fructose-bisphosphate aldolase 1, chloroplastic-like has product MASASATLLKSSPIIDKSEWIKGQNLRHPSVCFVQCNPTSAAFTVRASSYADELVKTAKTVASPGRGILAMDESNATCGKRLASIGLENTEANRQAYRTLLVSAPGLGDYISGAILFEETLYQSTIDGKKMVDVLVEQKIVPGIKVDKGLVPLPGSNNESWCQGLDGLSSRTAAYYQQGARFAKWRTVVSIPNGPSALAVKEAAWGLARYAAISQDSGLVPIVEPEILLDGDHGIDRTFEVAQKVWAEVFFYLAENNVMFEGILLKPSMVTPGAECKDKATPQQVADYTLKLLHRRIPPAVPGIMFLSGGQSEVEATLNLNAMNQSPNPWHVSFSYARALQNTCLKTWGGRPENVKAAQDSLLVRAKANSLAQLGKYTGEGESEEAKKGMFVKGYVY; this is encoded by the exons atggcttcTGCTTCCGCTACTCTCCTCAAGTCTTCACCTATTATTGACAAGTCCGAGTGGATTAAGGGTCAAAACCTCCGCCACCCTTCGGTTTGTTTTGTACAGTGCAACCCTACATCGGCCGCCTTTACCGTCCGTGCTAGTTCATATGCCGATGAGCTAGTTAAGACCGCG AAAACTGTTGCATCTCCAGGTCGTGGTATTTTGGCCATGGATGAATCAAATGCTACATGTGGGAAACGGCTTGCCTCGATTGGTCTCGAGAATACAGAGGCAAACCGGCAAGCTTACCGTACCCTTCTCGTGTCTGCCCCTGGCCTCGGTGACTACATCTCGGGAGCTATCCTTTTCGAGGAGACTCTCTACCAATCTACCATCGATGGGAAAAAGATGGTTGATGTTCTTGTTGAGCAAAAGATTGTCCCTGGTATCAAAGTTGACAAG GGTTTGGTTCCACTCCCTGGTTCCAACAACGAGTCATGGTGCCAAGGTCTTGACGGTCTTTCATCCCGCACAGCTGCCTACTACCAGCAGGGTGCTCGTTTCGCCAAATG GCGTACTGTTGTGAGCATTCCAAATGGTCCATCTGCCTTGGCAGTTAAAGAAGCAGCTTGGGGACTTGCTCGCTATGCCGCCATTTCTCAA GACAGTGGACTGGTCCCGATTGTGGAGCCGGAAATCTTGCTTGATGGTGACCATGGAATTGATAGGACTTTCGAAGTAGCGCAGAAGGTTTGGGCTGAGGTTTTCTTCTACCTTGCTGAGAACAATGTCATGTTTGAGGGCATCCTTCTCAAGCCCAGCATGGTCACTCCTGGTGCTGAATGCAAAGACAAGGCCACCCCACAGCAAGTTGCTGATTACACCCTCAAGCTCCTCCACAGGAGAATCCCCCCAGCTGTCCCTGGAATCATG TTCTTGTCTGGCGGACAGTCCGAGGTTGAAGCAACCCTCAACTTGAACGCAATGAACCAATCTCCAAACCCATGGCACGTCTCGTTCTCGTATGCCAGAGCTCTCCAGAACACTTGCTTGAAGACATGGGGAGGCAGACCTGAGAACGTTAAGGCTGCTCAGGATTCACTTCTTGTCCGTGCCAAGGCCAACTCACTTGCTCAGCTCGGCAAATACACCGGCGAGGGAGAATCAGAGGAGGCCAAGAAAGGAATGTTCGTAAAGGGATATGTCTATTAA